A region of Ignavibacteriota bacterium DNA encodes the following proteins:
- a CDS encoding T9SS type A sorting domain-containing protein: MLLKRIFLFVLFLGLLNELKSNVHIYESNNKISIKVVNNSPELKHLDSVSILTIADSEKYLSSFGKDNDAFSFQFASSNEIFEYDIKINSEKVIPFEFNSSNIDNYYKTISNASKIRGIKINELIFAPFRYDRITNSIFYAETFEITITHKDEIPKSSTINFGRETPFFEQIINPLQLQTLIDSRNSDKNKIVSPDLLKSDWYNPEIDYIKIETTSDEIVKVKMQEIIDLIPQISGKSSQFIHLLYRGVPYPYIILNDDGIISGNDEIIFYGRRPAGDTTWFDTYTNNEVFFLFFDEANIGFRFSEMNPNSNEVIEYSSVKIDRHYEEDKFYSHGSEFESYYFDGSIEKSFFYDTRTIRGEGWFWSIIAPQNFQSSITKPKFSKYIMIDPSDNPEDNITVSLWYRTNQDSIRRENRPIVPTYYDLRLYINGNQRDRDSLMGFHWNSLDYISNGNNFINGLNNIEIESRQIYIETNERTNVDFIKVVGNIKPASINDAFDFSGKHTDMKLTVPGFRSSNLLGFDIENNKFSTFNSTDKGTLFRVSGSLEGTVSGSIGINDSLIYLSQAGIHILAERTDGNYDYRHFTGSDIEHNQYINSISNGSSIAVLIINDGTISSNFTSLQGLGSQRFSDISSGKVYCGAFIKSNDFFIERISDVKVGMTEFISHSVGKRFNHSIAVESNSESKFILCGFDNISNAVNISRVNKSNLRNSEKLDVVFISHGNFIKEAERLADYRRKTLGMSIEVVDADDIYKEFSYGRKSPHGIKDFLKYTYEQRDITHVLLIGDASWDSRKLLEISHSTNWIPTYGFPVSDWWYSCLDGEDDVRPEFVIGRLPVNSSEQANNYIDKVIEYENTPESPWMKNILFLIGGYNIAEINRFRGMIGLHYHDRLLNPPLCATYSSVIKDVDGPSTSSQGGEIREQINKGAMWTIYIGHAAAEIFDLDGWNVSSLNNKGRYGNLTTISCNTGAFAEPQLVASRNEMYILEKDKGFVTATGGSFTGFVGSHNIIATRMMAAIADPARQMRFVGDLMVYGKAVLAPVSNDQFSTLHTFALLGDPLVRARIGTEPDAYLFNNSIQIQNENGTSRFTDKDNYVNISGKIYNYGYKIDAPFKIRIVRENNSARDTIWIDYEDLCYFDDFNFSFEILNMPGRHRITIDIDPDNEISELTKDNNKLVINIDVFKESLLALDPQPYWNISSNKPKFRVINPLKDGSEFDYYFLLTSNSDTNSVIHHSNSRDNSDVIISENFIDWKPDFNLSEDSYWFHVRYINKTNSTWSGWTSIPVNSSIHYEQNKVSASISSKEEFLTGKIDDLMLDESAGQVKLSMRRDTIPFRALGVKGNRPGNPEGQPVVEAHVNLEAGDEVFVDGPHDIGINVATVKSRSGELITRYKRFDTWGEGTPYPAEKNFMFNDISRELVEFLRDSVEDDDYVLIATNKSSFRIPYLYKMYGEDGDHGSIDSLLYYFKSFGSLIADTLNFDADFNGEQVSFAMVGWRGAEVGSIPEAINFNGDTAFVSGNLILFSPEGNYKSDFINKSKKWNSITIESEYPDNGTNIGLFVAGRNSETGNIDTLLHEVNPGNVDMSQINAIIYPEVFASLKFSQTKFDIKSLLNSDETFISSIRLEFVPADELAILQSETDIDKNDILKGEPVGLNLAIENISLRTKTDSADISVNVSRGGTDNNFTYYSIFNLEPNSKFEFIQDINTDFLDRNNSIDIKIDNDEKLVEFFTFNNSVTLPLRTVPDTVKPRILIKIDGKYHTYGDYISIMPLVEVELHDNSPMTITDSTSLTVRINGFLHPYQRTLFSEFIPVNDGTSLKAIFRFIPDTLQFEDASIIVYARDNEGNRDTLTTLARLSLLNAFVEDVFTYPNPARDIVNFSLTYKAPDHGLNSTLEIYDLSGNKIDEISKELSLGTNIFQWNGRYLGSSSVSSGIYVYRIKYNGNFYVEPVYGKFMIIR; this comes from the coding sequence ATGCTTTTGAAAAGAATATTCTTGTTTGTACTTTTTTTGGGCTTATTGAATGAACTCAAGTCTAATGTTCACATATATGAAAGTAACAACAAAATAAGCATTAAAGTAGTAAATAACTCACCCGAATTGAAACATTTAGATAGTGTCAGCATATTGACAATTGCTGATTCTGAAAAATATTTATCCTCATTTGGTAAAGACAACGATGCTTTTTCATTTCAATTTGCATCTTCAAATGAAATTTTCGAGTATGATATCAAAATTAATTCCGAAAAAGTAATTCCATTTGAATTTAATTCAAGCAATATAGACAACTACTACAAAACTATATCCAATGCTTCCAAAATAAGAGGTATCAAAATTAACGAATTGATTTTTGCACCTTTTAGATATGACCGCATTACAAACAGCATATTTTATGCAGAAACTTTTGAAATTACAATCACACACAAAGATGAAATTCCAAAAAGTAGTACGATAAATTTTGGAAGAGAAACACCATTTTTTGAGCAAATTATCAATCCTCTTCAACTTCAGACACTTATTGACTCCAGAAATTCTGACAAGAATAAAATAGTATCACCCGATTTGCTAAAATCTGACTGGTACAATCCGGAAATTGATTATATTAAAATAGAAACAACTAGCGATGAAATTGTAAAAGTCAAAATGCAGGAAATAATTGATTTAATACCTCAAATCTCAGGAAAAAGCAGCCAATTTATTCATCTGCTGTATCGCGGAGTGCCTTATCCTTACATCATACTGAATGACGACGGAATCATATCCGGCAATGACGAAATCATTTTTTACGGCAGACGCCCCGCAGGCGATACAACATGGTTTGATACTTATACAAATAACGAAGTATTCTTTCTATTTTTTGATGAAGCAAATATTGGATTTAGATTCTCCGAAATGAATCCGAACAGTAATGAAGTAATTGAATATAGTTCTGTAAAAATTGACCGTCACTATGAAGAAGATAAATTTTACAGTCATGGCTCCGAATTTGAAAGCTATTACTTTGATGGTTCAATTGAAAAGAGTTTTTTCTATGATACACGAACAATAAGAGGTGAAGGTTGGTTTTGGAGTATTATTGCTCCTCAAAATTTTCAATCATCAATTACTAAACCCAAGTTTTCAAAATACATTATGATTGACCCAAGTGATAATCCTGAAGATAATATAACTGTTTCACTATGGTATCGAACTAATCAGGACTCAATCAGAAGAGAAAACCGTCCAATCGTACCAACATATTACGACTTGAGGTTATACATAAATGGCAATCAAAGGGACAGGGACTCGCTGATGGGTTTTCACTGGAATTCTCTTGATTATATATCAAATGGCAATAATTTTATCAATGGTTTAAATAATATTGAAATCGAATCCCGACAAATATACATAGAAACAAATGAAAGGACAAATGTTGATTTTATAAAAGTAGTTGGGAACATAAAGCCGGCTTCGATAAATGATGCATTTGACTTTTCAGGCAAACATACTGATATGAAATTAACCGTCCCGGGATTTCGATCAAGTAACTTGCTCGGATTTGATATTGAAAACAATAAATTTTCGACTTTTAACAGCACTGATAAAGGAACATTATTCAGAGTCTCCGGTTCACTTGAAGGCACAGTCAGTGGTTCAATAGGAATAAATGACAGCTTGATTTACTTAAGCCAAGCCGGAATTCATATTTTAGCTGAAAGAACAGACGGGAACTATGATTACCGCCACTTCACCGGGTCAGACATTGAGCATAATCAATACATTAATTCTATATCAAACGGCTCCTCAATCGCAGTATTAATCATTAATGACGGCACAATAAGCAGCAATTTCACTTCTCTTCAAGGGCTTGGCAGTCAGAGATTTAGTGATATTTCCAGCGGCAAAGTTTATTGTGGGGCTTTCATAAAATCTAATGATTTCTTCATAGAAAGAATTTCTGATGTAAAAGTTGGTATGACTGAATTTATTAGTCATAGCGTCGGAAAGCGATTTAATCACTCAATAGCTGTAGAGTCAAATTCCGAGAGCAAATTCATTTTATGCGGATTTGACAATATTTCTAATGCTGTCAATATTAGCAGAGTAAACAAATCTAATCTAAGAAACAGTGAGAAATTAGACGTAGTTTTTATTAGTCATGGAAATTTCATTAAAGAAGCAGAAAGATTGGCAGATTACCGTAGAAAAACTTTAGGAATGTCAATTGAAGTTGTTGATGCAGATGATATCTACAAAGAATTTTCATACGGCAGAAAATCACCGCACGGTATAAAAGACTTTTTGAAATATACCTATGAGCAACGTGATATAACTCATGTCTTATTAATCGGTGATGCAAGCTGGGATTCAAGAAAATTGCTCGAAATTTCGCATAGTACAAACTGGATCCCTACCTATGGATTCCCTGTCAGTGACTGGTGGTATTCGTGCCTTGATGGTGAAGATGATGTCAGACCTGAATTTGTCATCGGCAGACTACCAGTAAACAGTTCAGAGCAAGCCAATAATTATATAGATAAAGTCATAGAGTATGAAAATACTCCCGAATCTCCATGGATGAAGAATATTCTATTCTTAATCGGTGGATATAATATCGCTGAGATAAACAGATTTCGAGGCATGATAGGACTTCATTATCATGACAGACTGCTCAATCCCCCGCTCTGTGCTACTTACAGCAGTGTGATTAAGGATGTTGACGGACCCAGCACTTCATCACAAGGTGGTGAGATAAGAGAGCAAATCAATAAAGGAGCTATGTGGACAATTTACATAGGTCACGCAGCAGCGGAAATATTCGACCTTGACGGTTGGAATGTAAGCTCGTTGAATAATAAAGGGCGTTACGGCAATTTAACTACAATTTCCTGCAATACTGGTGCTTTTGCTGAGCCACAACTTGTTGCAAGTCGTAACGAAATGTATATTCTGGAAAAAGACAAAGGTTTTGTTACTGCTACAGGTGGTAGTTTTACCGGATTTGTGGGTTCGCACAACATAATAGCAACCAGAATGATGGCAGCAATTGCTGACCCGGCAAGACAAATGAGATTTGTTGGCGATTTAATGGTTTATGGAAAAGCTGTTCTGGCTCCTGTGTCTAATGACCAGTTCAGTACACTTCATACATTCGCTTTGCTTGGTGACCCGCTGGTAAGAGCAAGAATAGGAACTGAACCTGACGCCTATTTGTTTAATAATTCTATTCAGATTCAAAATGAAAATGGTACTTCAAGATTTACTGATAAGGATAATTATGTAAATATATCCGGTAAAATTTACAACTATGGATATAAAATTGATGCTCCTTTTAAAATAAGAATTGTAAGAGAAAATAATTCAGCCCGCGATACTATATGGATTGATTATGAAGATTTATGTTATTTTGATGATTTTAATTTCAGCTTTGAAATTTTAAATATGCCGGGAAGACATCGAATAACTATAGATATTGACCCTGACAATGAAATCTCTGAATTAACTAAAGATAACAATAAGTTAGTTATCAATATTGATGTTTTCAAAGAAAGTTTGCTTGCTTTAGACCCTCAACCATATTGGAATATAAGTTCAAACAAACCAAAATTCAGGGTAATCAATCCATTGAAAGACGGCTCAGAATTTGATTACTATTTCTTATTGACAAGTAATTCGGATACAAATTCTGTGATTCATCATTCTAATTCACGTGACAATTCAGATGTTATCATTAGTGAGAATTTTATTGACTGGAAGCCTGACTTCAATTTAAGCGAAGATTCATATTGGTTCCATGTCAGATATATAAACAAAACAAATTCAACATGGAGCGGCTGGACAAGCATACCTGTCAATTCCAGTATCCATTATGAACAAAACAAAGTATCTGCATCCATAAGCAGCAAAGAGGAATTTCTCACGGGTAAAATTGATGACCTGATGCTCGACGAATCAGCCGGACAAGTAAAATTATCAATGCGAAGAGATACAATACCGTTCAGAGCTTTGGGTGTAAAGGGCAACAGACCGGGTAATCCGGAAGGACAGCCTGTGGTAGAAGCACACGTGAATCTCGAAGCAGGAGATGAAGTTTTCGTAGATGGTCCGCATGATATTGGAATTAATGTAGCTACTGTAAAAAGCCGTAGCGGAGAATTAATCACTCGTTACAAACGCTTTGATACATGGGGTGAAGGTACTCCATATCCGGCTGAAAAGAATTTCATGTTCAACGATATATCTCGCGAACTTGTAGAATTTTTAAGAGATTCTGTTGAAGACGACGATTACGTTCTTATTGCAACCAATAAATCATCGTTCAGGATTCCATATTTGTACAAAATGTATGGCGAAGATGGAGACCACGGCTCAATTGATTCGCTGCTTTATTATTTCAAATCATTTGGCTCTTTGATAGCTGATACCTTGAATTTTGATGCTGATTTCAACGGTGAGCAAGTTTCATTTGCAATGGTTGGATGGCGTGGAGCTGAGGTTGGTTCTATTCCTGAAGCAATTAATTTCAATGGAGATACGGCATTTGTTAGCGGTAATCTGATATTATTTTCACCGGAAGGAAATTACAAGAGCGATTTTATCAATAAGTCAAAAAAATGGAACTCAATCACCATTGAATCTGAATATCCCGACAATGGTACTAATATTGGACTTTTCGTAGCAGGAAGAAATTCTGAAACAGGAAATATTGATACACTGCTTCATGAGGTTAATCCCGGTAATGTTGATATGAGTCAAATTAATGCAATAATTTATCCTGAAGTATTTGCAAGTCTGAAATTTAGTCAGACCAAGTTTGATATCAAATCTTTATTAAATTCCGATGAAACTTTCATCAGTTCAATTCGTTTGGAATTTGTTCCTGCAGATGAACTTGCTATTTTGCAATCGGAAACTGATATTGACAAAAACGATATCCTAAAAGGTGAACCTGTTGGGTTAAATCTTGCAATTGAGAATATATCCCTAAGGACAAAAACGGATTCAGCAGATATATCAGTTAATGTCTCGAGAGGTGGTACTGATAATAATTTCACATACTACAGCATTTTCAATCTCGAACCTAATTCTAAATTTGAATTTATACAAGATATTAATACTGATTTCCTTGATAGAAATAATAGTATTGACATAAAAATTGACAATGATGAAAAATTAGTTGAGTTCTTTACATTCAATAATTCAGTTACACTTCCTTTAAGAACAGTACCTGATACAGTCAAACCCCGAATTTTAATTAAGATTGACGGAAAATATCATACCTATGGTGATTATATCAGTATAATGCCACTTGTTGAAGTTGAGTTGCACGATAACTCACCAATGACAATCACTGACTCAACTTCACTTACTGTCAGAATTAACGGTTTTTTACATCCTTATCAGAGAACATTATTCAGTGAATTTATTCCTGTTAATGATGGCACAAGTCTGAAAGCAATATTCAGATTCATACCGGATACACTACAATTCGAAGATGCTTCGATAATTGTTTATGCCCGCGATAATGAAGGTAACCGTGATACTTTAACAACTTTAGCCAGACTTTCTCTGTTGAATGCCTTCGTAGAAGATGTGTTTACGTATCCAAATCCGGCGAGAGACATTGTTAATTTCAGTTTGACTTACAAAGCACCTGACCATGGGCTCAATTCTACGCTTGAAATTTATGATTTATCAGGTAATAAAATAGATGAAATTTCCAAAGAATTAAGTCTTGGTACAAATATCTTCCAATGGAATGGAAGATATTTGGGCTCAAGTTCTGTATCATCAGGTATTTATGTTTACAGAATCAAGTATAACGGCAATTTTTACGTAGAGCCTGTATATGGCAAATTTATGATTATCAGATAA
- a CDS encoding P-loop NTPase: protein MKNPKTNIKSTGVITFCSGKGGVGKSVITANTASALGMHSSVLVLDSVTDLPNQHIIFGVEPPIRLMSVLSGHVMVESAAFQINKNVSLLVDSPLEVGEENNSVLELTDVVADLKFNSEFDYLIIDTHSGISDQLVEFCYMSDLVVVLITDEPTSLLDAYGLVKVLVNFIDSKKIVLLVNNVIDSEDAEEISEKLNLATTKFLNMNLEVLGFVPYSRNVRKSIQRQELLTLSNKDDDATKAIMSIANKIHTKYFKDININTVDFELMKAL from the coding sequence ATGAAAAATCCGAAAACAAATATAAAAAGTACGGGAGTTATTACATTTTGCAGCGGCAAAGGTGGTGTCGGTAAAAGTGTCATAACTGCAAATACTGCTTCAGCATTAGGAATGCATAGCAGTGTTTTGGTTCTTGATAGTGTTACAGATTTACCAAATCAGCATATTATTTTTGGTGTTGAACCTCCAATAAGACTGATGAGTGTATTGTCTGGTCATGTCATGGTTGAATCCGCAGCTTTTCAGATAAATAAAAATGTTAGTTTACTTGTTGATTCACCGCTTGAAGTGGGAGAAGAGAATAATTCAGTATTAGAATTGACTGATGTAGTCGCAGATTTGAAATTCAATTCAGAGTTTGATTACCTGATTATAGACACTCATTCAGGAATTTCCGATCAACTTGTTGAATTTTGTTATATGTCAGATTTAGTAGTTGTTTTAATCACAGATGAACCTACATCACTTTTAGATGCTTATGGATTGGTTAAAGTGTTGGTAAACTTCATTGACTCAAAAAAAATTGTTCTTCTTGTCAATAATGTTATTGACTCTGAAGATGCAGAAGAGATATCAGAAAAACTAAATCTCGCTACCACGAAATTTTTGAATATGAATCTTGAGGTACTCGGATTTGTACCCTACAGCAGAAATGTAAGAAAATCTATACAGAGGCAGGAACTTTTGACCTTATCCAACAAGGATGATGATGCTACAAAAGCAATTATGAGTATAGCAAATAAAATTCATACAAAATATTTTAAGGATATAAACATTAATACAGTTGATTTCGAACTTATGAAGGCATTGTAA
- a CDS encoding FliA/WhiG family RNA polymerase sigma factor gives MQYNKLDIDSLWYEYKKNGSDELRQTLILNYVSLINYTISKMVLPVNTILEESDFVNIGVLGLYEAIERFEPDRQIKFETYAIKRIKGKIQDELRKLDWLSRTARKRATEFKSISDTMQQRQEKGDTEQQVLNELKISPEQYRSYLIAASDAKSSIPISDSSLKIINDDDEEVNFLEEIADESQDFLSEILEEEKQKYLASSISKLKENKRNVLVLYYFENLNFKEIGQVLGVSESRISQIHTETIKELKLKMNRYEDA, from the coding sequence ATGCAATATAACAAGTTAGATATTGATTCATTGTGGTATGAATATAAAAAGAATGGGAGTGATGAACTAAGGCAAACTCTCATTTTAAATTATGTATCTTTGATAAATTATACGATTAGCAAAATGGTTTTGCCCGTCAATACAATTTTGGAAGAAAGTGATTTTGTTAATATCGGTGTACTTGGATTATATGAAGCAATAGAAAGATTTGAGCCTGACAGACAAATTAAGTTTGAAACTTACGCAATTAAAAGGATTAAAGGAAAAATTCAAGATGAACTTCGTAAACTTGATTGGCTGTCACGAACTGCAAGAAAAAGAGCAACAGAATTCAAATCAATATCAGACACCATGCAGCAAAGACAGGAGAAAGGTGACACAGAACAGCAGGTATTGAATGAATTAAAAATCAGTCCTGAGCAATACAGAAGTTATTTAATTGCTGCATCTGATGCAAAATCTTCTATCCCTATTTCGGATAGTTCACTAAAAATCATAAACGATGATGATGAGGAAGTGAATTTTCTTGAAGAAATTGCCGATGAATCTCAAGATTTTCTTAGCGAAATTCTTGAAGAAGAAAAGCAAAAATATTTGGCATCATCAATATCTAAACTTAAAGAGAATAAAAGAAACGTACTGGTTTTATATTATTTCGAAAATCTTAATTTCAAAGAGATTGGTCAGGTTTTAGGAGTATCTGAGAGTCGTATATCGCAGATTCACACTGAAACAATCAAGGAGTTGAAGTTAAAAATGAACAGGTATGAAGATGCTTAA
- a CDS encoding HDOD domain-containing protein, which translates to MLNKSVLHKLESIRNLPTMPIIVSEVLSAVDNPKSSAASLAKIIEKDQALTARVLRIANSPFYGYTRKISTIDLAIVIMGFNTLKEIVLSIVIQRFFSKVNTNVFNLKDFWQYGLFSGSAARLLSRKLGYKLAGEAFVAGLMHDIGVLIIAEYFTTKFKEIKQYIATHKVNLLDAEQAVLGCTHSEIGAWIADKWNLPDKMVKAIQNHHINFSYFSKNAGAGMDDDILSEIDQPLTAMVSLAEWFAQILGFKNWIDEPTTPEYYLSSEVFGDFSINDIMDSESAMFALRTELLDEFAKANIFNELNL; encoded by the coding sequence ATGCTTAATAAATCTGTTCTGCATAAACTCGAATCAATCAGAAATCTGCCTACAATGCCCATCATAGTGTCGGAAGTTCTTTCAGCTGTGGATAATCCAAAATCGAGTGCTGCAAGTCTTGCAAAAATTATTGAGAAAGACCAGGCACTTACTGCAAGAGTACTCAGAATCGCGAATTCGCCCTTTTACGGTTATACCCGTAAAATATCCACGATAGATTTAGCTATTGTAATTATGGGCTTTAATACATTGAAGGAAATAGTGCTTAGTATTGTCATACAAAGATTCTTTTCAAAAGTCAATACTAACGTATTCAATCTCAAAGATTTTTGGCAATATGGTTTGTTCTCTGGCTCAGCAGCGAGACTTTTATCTCGAAAATTAGGTTATAAATTAGCCGGAGAAGCATTTGTAGCCGGACTAATGCATGATATAGGAGTTTTAATCATAGCAGAATACTTTACAACCAAATTCAAAGAAATTAAACAATATATAGCTACACATAAAGTAAACTTACTTGATGCAGAGCAGGCGGTGCTTGGATGCACACATTCTGAAATCGGTGCTTGGATAGCTGATAAATGGAATCTTCCGGACAAAATGGTTAAAGCAATTCAAAATCATCATATTAATTTCTCTTATTTCAGTAAGAATGCAGGTGCCGGAATGGATGATGATATTCTCAGTGAAATAGACCAGCCTCTTACAGCAATGGTATCACTTGCGGAATGGTTTGCTCAGATTCTTGGTTTCAAAAACTGGATTGATGAACCGACAACTCCGGAATACTATTTATCATCTGAAGTATTCGGAGATTTTTCGATTAATGATATAATGGATTCGGAAAGTGCAATGTTTGCACTTAGAACTGAGTTATTGGATGAGTTTGCAAAAGCTAATATTTTCAATGAATTAAATCTTTAA
- a CDS encoding HAMP domain-containing histidine kinase — MNNQTVNIKNYIEELNKCSSVNSINNVIFEVLKDEFAIIESVIIEVDSNSNIITSNLNEESALSERIKYLIEEGIIDWALQTGEAQIIMDLQSQLKGISRNIIMAPFVYINDVIAIFIAFTEKNKDDIDNILNKIVHEVISITALKIKLIQQSFKVKKINSRLNELNERLINSLPMTTFGEISLTVLKEATLPLQIINSNVELIESGVGNTARRLEIIKQQTKSISEIINLLTEISLDSSKSEPEIFSLSELFDEISSVTASQIKTAGMKLYIEVENEKLSIKAIKTQLEYSLIHIILFFLTTEIESDTIYLTANIHNPRTIVISVKSDDSIFDANNFEKFVESIKQISKFDRMVNGFYSAKNIIKNSGGKIECLSKSGEGTIFRIYFPSVKNIKVD, encoded by the coding sequence ATGAATAATCAGACAGTAAATATTAAAAATTACATAGAAGAATTGAATAAATGCAGCAGCGTTAATTCGATTAATAATGTGATTTTTGAAGTTTTAAAAGATGAATTTGCGATAATCGAATCTGTAATCATTGAAGTTGATTCAAATTCCAACATCATTACCAGTAATTTGAATGAAGAGTCTGCTTTAAGTGAACGAATTAAATACCTGATAGAAGAAGGGATTATAGATTGGGCTCTGCAAACCGGTGAGGCGCAGATTATTATGGATTTGCAGTCTCAGCTGAAAGGCATTTCGAGAAATATTATTATGGCTCCATTTGTTTATATCAATGATGTTATAGCAATATTTATTGCTTTTACAGAGAAAAATAAAGATGATATTGATAATATATTAAACAAAATTGTTCATGAAGTAATAAGTATAACAGCTTTGAAAATAAAGTTGATACAACAGAGTTTCAAGGTTAAAAAAATTAACAGCCGATTGAATGAACTGAACGAAAGATTAATTAATTCTCTGCCAATGACTACATTTGGGGAAATATCTCTTACAGTTTTAAAAGAGGCAACTCTGCCGCTTCAGATAATCAATTCTAATGTGGAATTAATTGAAAGTGGTGTCGGTAATACAGCCCGTCGCTTAGAAATAATCAAACAACAAACAAAATCTATAAGTGAAATTATAAATCTTCTAACTGAAATTTCACTCGATTCCTCTAAATCTGAGCCCGAAATATTTAGTTTGAGCGAATTATTTGATGAAATCTCAAGCGTAACAGCCTCTCAAATTAAAACCGCGGGAATGAAACTCTACATTGAAGTAGAAAACGAAAAATTGAGCATTAAAGCCATTAAAACTCAACTCGAGTATTCACTTATTCATATTATTTTGTTTTTCTTAACAACTGAAATTGAATCAGATACAATTTATTTGACCGCTAATATTCATAACCCTAGAACTATCGTAATTTCGGTAAAAAGTGATGACAGTATTTTTGATGCTAATAATTTTGAGAAATTTGTTGAATCAATCAAGCAAATAAGTAAATTTGATAGAATGGTAAATGGGTTTTATTCTGCAAAAAATATTATAAAAAATAGTGGTGGCAAAATTGAATGTCTTTCAAAATCCGGCGAAGGAACGATTTTTAGAATTTATTTTCCATCAGTAAAAAATATTAAAGTGGATTGA